The following are from one region of the Jeongeupia sp. USM3 genome:
- a CDS encoding YecA family protein, whose protein sequence is MQTPLDETELDRLDAFLMSPRTPAETMDLEMLDGFLVALAVGPDEVPEDEWLPQVFDGTPPEFDDATEAEETFSLIRRHAASIKAAFAPKRRENIGEEPLYFPLVLSDEGADEKWQDSLGAYWASGFRLGLLAREDVWQKALDEDEQLFDSVAAVLALEEGHEPDDESRPLTVKQREERISELPWIVEDVMFYWLEQKYGQVERVEREEPKVGRNDPCPCGSGKKFKKCHGA, encoded by the coding sequence AACCGAACTCGACCGCCTCGACGCCTTCCTGATGTCGCCGCGCACGCCTGCCGAGACCATGGACCTGGAAATGCTCGACGGCTTCCTGGTGGCGCTGGCCGTCGGCCCCGACGAAGTCCCCGAGGATGAATGGCTGCCGCAGGTCTTCGACGGCACGCCGCCCGAATTCGACGACGCCACCGAGGCCGAAGAAACGTTCTCGCTGATCCGCCGGCACGCCGCCAGCATCAAGGCCGCATTCGCACCGAAACGGCGCGAAAACATCGGCGAAGAGCCGCTGTATTTCCCGCTGGTACTGTCGGACGAAGGCGCCGACGAGAAATGGCAGGACTCGCTCGGCGCCTACTGGGCCAGCGGTTTCCGCCTTGGCCTGCTCGCGCGCGAGGACGTCTGGCAGAAGGCGCTCGACGAAGACGAGCAACTGTTCGATTCGGTCGCGGCCGTTCTCGCCCTCGAGGAAGGTCACGAGCCCGATGACGAAAGCCGCCCGCTGACGGTCAAGCAGCGCGAGGAGCGCATTTCCGAGCTACCGTGGATCGTCGAGGACGTGATGTTCTACTGGCTCGAGCAGAAGTACGGCCAGGTCGAGCGCGTCGAGCGCGAAGAGCCCAAGGTCGGCCGCAACGATCCGTGCCCGTGCGGCTCGGGCAAGAAGTTCAAGAAGTGCCACGGCGCCTGA
- the serB gene encoding phosphoserine phosphatase SerB, whose amino-acid sequence MHRLVIQAPDIATQDLKQLARLSDAHQIEAISQRAFKLHGAHIGNEEAVADFCESNQLDYAFIPEELGVRDIGLVVMDMDSTLITIECIDEIADMVGIKPQVAEITAAAMRGELDFRESLTRRVALLAGLDEGALQRVYDERLQLMAGAEEMLTGFQAAGATTLLISGGFTFFTDRLQPRLNLSKTIANVLEIEGGKLTGRVNGDIVDAERKKAELIALREALGLRREQVVALGDGANDLPMLHEAGFGIACHAKPRVQAEAPFCINRVGLEGALNYFR is encoded by the coding sequence ATGCACCGTCTCGTCATCCAAGCCCCCGACATTGCCACTCAGGACCTGAAGCAACTCGCCCGCCTGTCCGATGCGCACCAGATCGAAGCCATCAGCCAGCGCGCCTTCAAGCTGCACGGCGCACACATCGGCAACGAGGAAGCGGTTGCCGATTTCTGCGAGAGCAATCAGCTCGACTACGCCTTCATCCCCGAGGAACTCGGCGTGCGCGACATCGGCCTTGTCGTCATGGACATGGATTCGACGCTGATCACGATCGAGTGCATCGACGAGATCGCCGACATGGTCGGCATCAAGCCGCAGGTCGCCGAGATCACCGCAGCAGCGATGCGTGGCGAACTGGATTTTCGTGAAAGCCTGACGCGTCGCGTCGCACTGCTGGCCGGGCTCGACGAAGGCGCGCTGCAGCGCGTTTACGACGAGCGGCTGCAACTGATGGCGGGGGCCGAAGAAATGCTGACGGGCTTCCAGGCGGCCGGCGCCACGACGCTGCTGATTTCCGGCGGGTTCACCTTCTTTACCGACCGGCTACAACCCCGTCTGAACCTGAGCAAGACGATCGCCAATGTGCTCGAAATCGAAGGCGGCAAACTGACCGGCCGCGTGAACGGCGACATTGTCGACGCAGAACGCAAGAAGGCCGAACTGATCGCGCTGCGTGAAGCGCTCGGCTTGCGGCGCGAGCAGGTCGTCGCGCTCGGCGACGGCGCGAACGACCTGCCGATGCTGCACGAGGCCGGTTTCGGCATCGCCTGCCACGCCAAGCCCAGGGTGCAGGCCGAAGCGCCGTTCTGCATCAACCGGGTCGGGCTCGAGGGTGCGCTCAACTACTTCCGTTAA
- the dnaB gene encoding replicative DNA helicase gives MTEYPTAHPEAMQAGLAADVAALRLPPHSIEAEQSVLGGLMLDNTAFDKIADVINENDFYREDHKKIWQHIVKLIEHNRPADVITVAESLDNSNDLAYVGGLAYLGSLASNTPSAANIRRYGEIVRERSVMRQLAGVGTEIAESAYNPDGRESAQLLDEAESRVFQIAEQSAKGQKGFIAMPPILKEIVERIDHLYQQDNPSEVTGVATGFIDLDKMTSGLQKGDLIIVAGRPSMGKTAFSVNIAEYVGAELKLPVAIFSLEMGAAQLGMRMVGSIGKIDMHKLKTGRFEDEDWLRLTHAVNKLSEAPIFIEETGALTAMEIRTKSRRLARQVGGQLGLIVIDYIQLMAGRAGAKDQNRATEVSEISRSLKGLARELQVPIIALSQLSRAVEQRTDKRPMMSDLRESGAIEQDADVIMFMYRDDYYNPDSPHKGLAECIIGKHRNGPTGKIPLVFMGQHSRFDNALMRPEGWSSDLE, from the coding sequence ATGACCGAGTATCCTACCGCCCACCCCGAAGCCATGCAAGCCGGCCTCGCTGCCGATGTCGCTGCACTCAGGCTGCCGCCACATTCGATCGAGGCCGAGCAATCGGTGCTCGGCGGGCTGATGCTCGACAACACGGCGTTCGACAAGATCGCTGACGTCATCAACGAGAACGACTTCTACCGCGAAGACCACAAGAAGATCTGGCAGCACATCGTCAAGCTGATCGAGCACAACCGGCCGGCCGACGTGATCACCGTTGCCGAATCGCTCGACAACTCGAACGACCTCGCCTATGTCGGCGGACTGGCCTACCTCGGTTCGCTGGCGTCGAACACGCCATCGGCGGCCAACATCCGCCGATACGGGGAAATCGTCCGCGAGCGTTCGGTGATGCGCCAGCTTGCCGGGGTCGGCACCGAGATCGCCGAGTCGGCGTACAACCCCGACGGCCGTGAATCGGCCCAGTTGCTCGACGAAGCCGAGTCACGGGTTTTCCAGATTGCCGAGCAATCGGCCAAGGGGCAGAAGGGTTTTATCGCGATGCCGCCGATCCTCAAGGAGATCGTCGAGCGCATCGACCACCTGTACCAGCAGGACAACCCGTCCGAAGTCACCGGCGTCGCCACCGGTTTCATCGACCTCGACAAGATGACGTCGGGGCTGCAGAAAGGCGACCTGATCATCGTCGCCGGCCGGCCGTCGATGGGCAAGACGGCGTTTTCGGTCAATATCGCCGAATACGTCGGTGCCGAGCTCAAGCTGCCGGTCGCGATCTTCTCGCTGGAAATGGGGGCGGCGCAGCTGGGTATGCGGATGGTCGGCTCGATCGGCAAGATCGACATGCACAAGCTCAAGACCGGCCGTTTCGAGGACGAGGACTGGCTGCGACTGACGCATGCGGTGAACAAGCTCTCCGAGGCGCCGATCTTCATCGAGGAGACCGGTGCGCTGACTGCAATGGAGATTCGCACCAAGTCACGAAGACTGGCGCGGCAGGTCGGCGGCCAGCTTGGCCTGATCGTGATCGACTATATCCAGCTGATGGCGGGCCGTGCCGGCGCCAAGGACCAGAACCGGGCGACCGAGGTCAGCGAAATTTCCCGTTCACTCAAGGGCTTGGCGCGCGAACTTCAAGTGCCGATCATTGCGTTGTCGCAGTTGTCGCGTGCGGTCGAGCAGCGTACCGACAAGCGCCCGATGATGTCCGACCTGCGAGAGTCCGGCGCCATCGAGCAGGATGCCGACGTGATCATGTTCATGTACCGCGACGACTACTACAACCCGGATTCGCCGCACAAAGGTCTGGCCGAGTGCATCATCGGCAAGCACCGTAACGGCCCCACCGGCAAGATTCCGCTGGTGTTCATGGGGCAGCATTCTCGCTTCGACAATGCGCTGATGCGGCCGGAAGGCTGGTCGAGCGACCTCGAGTAA
- a CDS encoding type II toxin-antitoxin system RatA family toxin, whose product MKQIRKSVLVPHSAAHMFRLVDDVEHYPRFLPWCGGVEVHERTPTTLNTTLRIDFLRVKSFFRTHNLNSENRIEMQLVDGPFKTLSGIWQFTPLMEDACKVEFELDYQFENRALEVLIGPVFEKITGTFVDCFVKEADRRHG is encoded by the coding sequence ATGAAGCAAATCCGCAAGTCCGTTCTCGTTCCCCACTCTGCCGCGCACATGTTCCGCCTCGTCGACGACGTCGAGCACTACCCGCGCTTCCTGCCATGGTGTGGTGGTGTCGAGGTGCACGAGCGCACCCCGACCACGCTCAACACGACGCTGCGCATCGACTTCCTGCGGGTCAAGTCGTTCTTCCGCACCCACAATCTCAACAGCGAGAACCGCATCGAAATGCAGCTCGTCGACGGGCCGTTCAAGACGCTGTCGGGGATATGGCAATTCACGCCGCTGATGGAAGACGCGTGCAAGGTCGAGTTCGAACTCGACTACCAGTTTGAAAACCGGGCGCTCGAGGTACTGATCGGCCCGGTGTTCGAGAAAATCACCGGCACTTTCGTCGACTGCTTCGTCAAGGAAGCCGATCGGCGCCACGGTTGA
- a CDS encoding RnfH family protein — translation MSESISVEVVYATPAKQKLVALRVAAGTTAEQAIAQSGLLDELTEIDLAQNKVGIFGKAIKLDAVLREHDRVEIYRPLIADPKEVRRKRVAEGKAMKKGGGEQ, via the coding sequence ATGAGCGAATCCATCAGCGTCGAGGTCGTCTACGCCACGCCGGCAAAGCAAAAGCTCGTCGCGCTGCGAGTGGCCGCCGGCACGACCGCGGAGCAGGCCATCGCCCAGTCCGGGCTTCTGGACGAGCTCACCGAAATCGACCTTGCGCAGAACAAGGTCGGCATCTTCGGCAAGGCAATCAAGCTGGACGCGGTGCTGCGCGAGCACGATCGCGTCGAAATCTATCGCCCGCTGATTGCCGATCCCAAGGAAGTGCGCCGCAAACGCGTTGCCGAAGGCAAGGCGATGAAGAAAGGTGGCGGCGAGCAGTAA
- a CDS encoding DUF4124 domain-containing protein — protein sequence MKTHLALLVLCLTTGLAHAEIYKWKDANGNWQYSDTPPAGADKGKAQIVKTTKQPVTTVAPPAAKASAPVASAVQPAPQTQAESKKDPKLCAEAKTRLGYLQAARFNSLNDKGKVEFMTEERKKEEIAKIQEVIKNSC from the coding sequence ATGAAAACGCATCTGGCACTGCTGGTGCTGTGTCTGACTACCGGACTGGCGCACGCCGAGATCTACAAATGGAAGGACGCCAACGGCAACTGGCAGTATTCCGATACGCCGCCCGCCGGGGCCGACAAGGGCAAGGCACAGATCGTCAAGACGACCAAGCAGCCCGTGACAACCGTTGCGCCGCCGGCCGCGAAGGCTAGCGCGCCGGTAGCATCGGCGGTGCAGCCGGCTCCGCAGACCCAGGCCGAGAGCAAGAAGGATCCGAAACTCTGCGCCGAAGCGAAGACCCGGCTTGGTTACCTGCAGGCGGCGCGATTCAACAGCCTGAACGACAAGGGCAAGGTCGAATTCATGACCGAAGAGCGCAAGAAAGAGGAAATTGCCAAAATCCAGGAAGTCATCAAGAACAGTTGCTAG
- the rmuC gene encoding DNA recombination protein RmuC, translated as MLDLLFGITTLVVLIAGVVVVLRLQQLARTQQDVLDLLSQELEAKHRQMLGDLHAGLARQTESQHAALAQHGSLLNEAVNRSAGQLRDAMGESFDRLRGGVSTELKDTREALNRLASTQSESLSAMRLSLTSTLSETRELMLKQLADIASDLKGKQDALREDVLVKLSTMLAEQSKREMEQIQLLLQATSQQLTTTVGELTKTADTRLAEISGKVNERLDEGFKKTNETFASVMARLATIDEAQKKIDGLTTNVVSLQELLGDKRSRGAFGEVQLEHLVRNVLPAQVYEFQATLSNGTRADCLLRLPEPTGLVAVDAKFPLENYHRMFDPASDKVVATRAFKVDVKKHIDDISGKYIITNETADGAVMFVPAEAVFAEIHAYHPDLVQHALARRVWIVSPTTLMAVLNTARAVIKDVETRKQVHIIKEALGKLSQEFGRFDERMKKLATHIRQAHDDVQSVAITSEKISRRFVEIEQVKLEGDGADPARIEA; from the coding sequence ATGCTCGACCTGCTTTTCGGCATTACGACGCTGGTCGTCCTGATCGCCGGCGTTGTCGTCGTGCTGCGCCTGCAGCAACTTGCCCGAACCCAGCAGGACGTGCTCGACCTGCTGTCGCAGGAGCTCGAGGCCAAGCACCGGCAGATGCTCGGCGATCTGCATGCGGGCCTTGCGCGGCAGACCGAATCGCAGCACGCGGCGCTGGCGCAGCACGGCAGCCTGCTCAACGAGGCGGTCAACCGCTCGGCCGGCCAGTTGCGCGATGCGATGGGCGAGTCGTTCGACCGGCTGCGGGGCGGTGTGAGCACCGAACTCAAGGACACCCGCGAAGCGCTGAACCGGCTGGCCAGTACACAAAGCGAATCGCTGTCGGCCATGCGGCTGTCGCTGACGTCGACGCTGTCGGAAACGCGTGAGCTGATGCTCAAGCAGCTCGCCGATATCGCTTCTGACCTCAAGGGCAAGCAGGATGCGCTGCGCGAGGACGTGCTGGTCAAGCTCTCGACGATGCTGGCCGAGCAGTCGAAGCGCGAAATGGAGCAGATCCAGCTGCTGTTGCAGGCCACGTCGCAGCAACTGACCACCACCGTCGGCGAACTGACCAAGACCGCCGATACGCGGCTGGCCGAAATTTCCGGCAAGGTCAACGAGCGGCTCGACGAGGGCTTCAAGAAGACCAACGAAACGTTTGCCAGCGTGATGGCGCGGCTGGCGACGATCGATGAGGCGCAGAAGAAGATCGACGGGCTGACGACCAATGTGGTCAGCCTGCAGGAGCTGCTCGGCGACAAGCGCTCGCGCGGCGCATTCGGCGAGGTGCAGCTCGAGCACCTGGTGCGCAACGTGCTGCCGGCGCAGGTGTACGAATTCCAGGCAACGCTGTCGAACGGTACGCGCGCCGACTGCCTGCTGCGACTGCCGGAGCCGACCGGGCTGGTCGCTGTCGACGCCAAGTTCCCGCTCGAGAACTATCACCGGATGTTCGACCCCGCGTCGGACAAGGTGGTCGCGACACGCGCATTCAAGGTCGACGTCAAAAAGCACATCGACGATATTTCGGGCAAGTACATCATTACCAACGAAACCGCCGACGGCGCGGTGATGTTCGTTCCGGCCGAGGCGGTGTTTGCCGAGATTCACGCCTATCACCCGGATCTGGTCCAGCATGCGCTGGCGCGACGGGTGTGGATCGTGTCGCCGACCACGCTGATGGCGGTGCTCAATACCGCGCGCGCGGTGATCAAGGACGTCGAGACGCGCAAGCAGGTCCACATCATCAAGGAGGCGCTCGGCAAGCTGTCGCAGGAATTCGGGCGTTTCGACGAACGGATGAAGAAACTGGCGACGCATATCCGCCAGGCGCACGACGACGTCCAGAGCGTGGCGATCACCAGCGAAAAGATTTCGCGGCGTTTCGTCGAGATCGAGCAGGTGAAGCTCGAGGGCGATGGCGCCGACCCGGCTCGGATCGAGGCGTAA
- a CDS encoding esterase-like activity of phytase family protein, producing the protein MKHGIPALALATLIGTGLSACGGGSDGASPTPAPTPAPTPAPSAKSGQFLDAQVAGLEYSTSSDGALRVTDASGTFGYRDGDTATFRVGDIVIGSAKGKDKVTLADFDPANPLSDKVISRARLLQTLDADQDPDNGIAIEAATRAALKGKSLPLDDMQAFDAAASGVLGKVPVSTATAREHFESTLAMLNGAATTKVSASGVTLEISKYRVQVPAKFYVPYPGSDAGIKAAFPQGFPLSVGSSLAYKGKDADGSQLFYILTDRGPNGDSPDQSDSRKSKVFPVPGFNPKIGLMRLKGGVATVESTTDLKDVDGGRMSGLPLPVGVVGATNEAALNEALGKLNPADDVRGIDPEGLSIDKGGKLWLTDEYGPFLAQLDPATGKLLKKLAPGSGLPGIIAKRQANRGFEGVAVTPSGKVVAMVQSILSIEDAKDSNGKTQKTSKSPVIRLVEYDPATGTTRMLAYPFDTAIYDKAKDAKLGDLIALSDTRFLLIEQGAQKDGVVHNMLVLIDTATATDLTGRTINGLEVEYQGDLAAIKAAGVTPVAKRVLADLRDAKFGWVAEKAEGLTLIDANTIALINDNDFGLSGKIVDDKGVVLKGDDCSQDAGGTLTGSKCAALANPKYRIGRGSDDERPSRLWVIRFGTALKDIAL; encoded by the coding sequence ATGAAGCACGGTATTCCGGCCCTGGCGCTGGCCACATTGATCGGTACGGGCCTGTCCGCCTGCGGTGGCGGCAGTGACGGCGCATCTCCGACCCCGGCGCCGACTCCGGCGCCCACCCCCGCACCGAGCGCCAAATCCGGCCAGTTTCTCGACGCGCAGGTGGCGGGGCTGGAATACTCGACCAGCAGCGATGGCGCCCTGCGGGTCACCGATGCCAGCGGCACGTTCGGCTATCGCGATGGCGACACGGCCACATTCCGGGTCGGCGATATCGTGATCGGCTCGGCCAAAGGCAAGGACAAGGTGACCCTGGCCGATTTCGATCCAGCCAACCCGCTGTCCGACAAGGTCATCAGCCGGGCGCGGCTGCTGCAAACGCTCGACGCCGACCAGGATCCGGACAACGGCATCGCTATCGAGGCGGCGACCCGCGCCGCACTGAAGGGCAAGTCGCTGCCGCTCGACGACATGCAGGCATTCGATGCTGCCGCCAGCGGCGTACTCGGAAAGGTGCCGGTCAGTACCGCGACCGCTCGCGAGCACTTCGAGTCGACACTGGCCATGCTGAACGGCGCAGCGACGACCAAGGTCAGTGCATCGGGCGTAACGCTCGAAATCAGCAAGTACCGCGTCCAGGTGCCCGCGAAGTTCTACGTGCCGTACCCGGGGAGCGACGCCGGCATCAAAGCTGCCTTCCCGCAGGGCTTTCCGCTGTCGGTCGGCTCCAGCCTTGCCTACAAGGGCAAGGACGCCGACGGTAGCCAGCTTTTCTACATCCTGACCGACCGCGGCCCCAACGGTGATTCGCCGGACCAGTCGGACAGCCGGAAGAGCAAGGTGTTTCCGGTGCCGGGCTTCAATCCGAAAATCGGCCTGATGCGCCTGAAGGGCGGCGTGGCGACCGTCGAATCGACGACCGACCTCAAGGATGTCGACGGCGGCAGAATGAGCGGCTTGCCGCTTCCTGTCGGTGTGGTCGGCGCCACGAACGAAGCGGCGCTGAACGAAGCTCTGGGCAAGCTGAACCCGGCCGACGATGTGCGCGGCATCGACCCGGAAGGGCTGTCGATCGACAAGGGGGGCAAGCTGTGGCTGACCGACGAATACGGCCCCTTCCTTGCCCAGCTCGACCCTGCAACCGGCAAATTGCTGAAAAAGCTGGCGCCGGGCAGCGGTCTGCCCGGCATCATCGCCAAGCGCCAGGCCAATCGCGGCTTCGAAGGTGTGGCGGTGACGCCGTCGGGCAAGGTCGTTGCGATGGTGCAGTCGATCCTGTCGATCGAGGATGCCAAGGACAGCAACGGCAAGACGCAGAAAACCAGCAAGTCGCCGGTAATTCGCCTGGTCGAGTACGACCCGGCGACCGGCACGACGCGCATGCTGGCGTACCCGTTCGACACGGCGATCTACGACAAGGCCAAGGACGCCAAGCTCGGCGACCTGATTGCATTGTCCGATACCCGTTTCCTGCTGATCGAGCAGGGTGCGCAGAAGGACGGCGTGGTCCACAACATGCTGGTGCTGATCGACACGGCCACGGCGACCGACCTGACCGGCAGGACGATCAACGGGCTCGAGGTCGAGTATCAGGGTGATCTGGCCGCCATCAAGGCCGCCGGCGTTACGCCGGTCGCCAAGCGCGTGCTTGCCGATCTGCGCGATGCGAAGTTCGGCTGGGTGGCCGAGAAGGCCGAAGGGCTGACGCTGATCGACGCCAATACGATTGCGCTGATCAACGACAACGATTTCGGCCTGTCGGGCAAGATCGTTGACGACAAGGGCGTGGTGCTCAAGGGCGATGACTGCAGCCAGGACGCCGGTGGCACGCTGACTGGCAGCAAGTGTGCGGCGCTCGCCAACCCGAAATACCGGATCGGTCGCGGCAGCGACGACGAACGCCCGAGCCGGCTGTGGGTGATCCGTTTCGGTACGGCGCTGAAGGACATTGCGCTGTAA
- the flgA gene encoding flagellar basal body P-ring formation chaperone FlgA, which translates to MKRTAPLVLLAASAVSHAAPMDNDVLRQEVEAWVRQQLSTSPGATVKAGHLDSRLKLAACAQRDIQLAPGQRLLGNAQVRVRCIDGASWSVNLPVQIGQEVVYYVAARPLPAGHVLGTADLQPQRGNLADLPGSVVLDTAQAAGRTLGTALASGAPIRAEMLRSANVIRQGQRVKLVVRIGGIDVSNEGVALNSASEGQSVRVRLNNNQVSQGTARADGTVDAAP; encoded by the coding sequence ATGAAACGCACAGCCCCCCTCGTACTTCTCGCGGCCAGCGCCGTCAGTCACGCCGCGCCGATGGACAACGACGTTCTGCGCCAGGAGGTTGAGGCATGGGTGAGGCAGCAGCTCAGCACCTCGCCGGGCGCAACGGTCAAGGCCGGCCACCTGGACAGCCGGCTGAAGCTGGCTGCCTGCGCGCAGCGCGACATCCAGCTTGCCCCCGGGCAGCGCCTGCTCGGCAATGCCCAGGTCCGCGTCCGCTGCATCGACGGCGCCAGCTGGTCGGTCAACCTGCCCGTGCAGATCGGCCAGGAGGTGGTTTATTACGTTGCAGCCCGGCCCCTGCCGGCCGGTCACGTGCTAGGCACTGCAGACCTGCAGCCGCAGCGCGGCAATCTTGCCGACCTGCCAGGCAGCGTAGTGCTCGACACAGCCCAGGCCGCCGGACGGACGCTCGGCACCGCACTGGCAAGCGGAGCGCCGATCCGCGCGGAAATGCTGCGTTCGGCCAACGTCATTCGCCAGGGGCAGCGCGTCAAGCTGGTCGTGCGGATCGGCGGCATCGACGTCAGCAACGAGGGTGTGGCACTCAACAGCGCGAGCGAAGGCCAGTCGGTGCGAGTCCGCCTGAACAACAATCAGGTCAGCCAGGGAACGGCGCGCGCAGACGGCACGGTGGACGCCGCGCCGTAA